In the genome of Streptomyces sp. Q6, the window CCCCGACTGCCCGAGCCACTGCCCCGCCCGCACCTTCTCCCCCTGGTCGACGGCGACGGCCGCCAGGTGCGCGTACTGCGTGTAGTAGCCGCCCGGGTGCCGCACGACGACCTCGACGCCGAAGCCACCGCCGCAGGACACGCTGACCACGCGTCCCGCGCCCGCCGCCCGCACCGGCGTGCCGATGCCGACCGCGAAGTCCTGCCCGGTGTGCCGGTGCGCCCAGCGCTCGCCCGCGCTGTCGAAGCCCGCGGACAGCTCGTACGTCTCCACGGGCGGCACCCATGCGCTGGTGACGCGGAACTCCGGCTGCTCCAGGCGTACGGCACCGCGGCACTGGCCCGCCGCCACCGACCGGTCCGCCTCACCCTGGAGCTTCCACTGCGCCTCTTCGAGCTTGCTCGCGATGCTCTGCTTCAGGCTCGCGAGCCGGCCGTTGCTCTTCTCCAGGGAGTGCCATGCGGCGGTCGCCCTGCGCTGCCCTTCTTCGAGCTTCTTCTCCGCGCGGCGGCTCTTGTCCACGGCGTTGTTGAGCGCCAGGTCGGCCTGCCAGACGGCCCGTTGACCGTGCATCAGCTCCTCGGGGTCGTCGGCGAGCAGCATCTGCGCGGTCAGCGGGATGTCGCCGCCGTTGCGGTACTGGGCGCGGGCGATGCGGCCGAGGTCGTTGTGGAGCGCGGCGATCTCGCGGCGTTCCCGCTCAAGGAGGCGCTCCATCTTCTGCGCCTTCGTCTTCTGTAGAGCGGCGGCTCTCCGCCCCTCTTCGTAGTGCTGGGTCGCGGCTGACGCCTCCTCAAAGAGGCGGGCCACTTCGGCACTTGCCTCGGGCCCTTCGGAGCCGTCCGCACCCTGGGAGAGCGTGGGCGGGCCCCCGAGGGCGACGAGCGCGCACAGCAGCGCCGGGACGACGAGGGAGCGGCGGGGTCGTTGGCGCATGTCTCGGATCGTTGCCCGCCGCGCGGCCGCCCTCCTGCGGGACTCGTACGGCTGGGGGAACCCTTGCCCCGTACGGCGCAGGAACGTACCGCCGAACTGGTAGGTCCTGATTGGCGGAAGCCGGTGATCAGTACGGCGCCTGCCACACCACCGTGGTGCCGCCTCCGTCGTCGCCGAGCCCGGGGCCGTACCAGCTGTCGCCGCCGAGCGACTCGGCGCGGCGCTTGAGGTTCTTCAGGCCGCTGCGCCGGCCGCCCTCGGGGATGCCCACGCCGTCGTCGGCGACGGTCAGACGGACGCCCTGGCGGCCGTCGGGGAGGATCGCGCCGGCGTCCACGACCACGTCGATGTGCCCGGCCTGCGCGTGCCGGAAGGCGTTCGAGAGCGCCTCCCTGAGCGCCGCGATGAGGTTCTTCCCGGTGAGTTCGCCGACGACCGTGTCGACGGGGCCGAGGAAGCGGTGCGAGGGCTTGAAGCCGAGCGGCACCGCGGCCATGTTGATCTCCCTCAGCACGCGCGTGCGCAGCCCCGACGGCGCCTCCGCGGGGCCCTGCTGGAGGGCGAAGATGGCGGTGCGGATCTCCTGGATGGTGACGTCCAGCTCGTCCACGGACTTGCCGATCCCGGCCTGCACCTCGGGCACCACGGAGCGGCGCTGGGCGCCCTCCAGCATCATCCCGGTGGCGAAGAGCCGCTGGATGACGAGGTCGTGCAGATCCCGCGCGATCCGGTCGCGGTCCTCGAAGACGGCGAGCCGCTCCCGGTCCCGTTGCGCCTCGGCCATCATCAGCGCGAGCGCGGCCTGGGACGCGAACTGGGTGGCGAGCGTCCGCTCCACCTCGGTGAACGGACGGGCGCCGCGCGCGCGGGGCATGACCAGCGTCCCCAGGACGCGCCCGTCGCTCTGGAGGGGCAGCATCATGGCCGGGCCGTAGTCCCGCGCGAGATCGGTCAGCACGCGCGGATCGGTGGCCGCGTCCTCGACGAACACGGCCTGCCCGTCCAGGAGCTCGCAGACGATCTCGCTCTCCGGCGGGACGATCACGCCGAGCGCGGCCGACGGCCCGTCCGACGCCACGGCGACGATCTCCATGCCGCCCTCGGAGGCGGGCAGCAGCACTATCCCCGCCGCCGAGTCCGACAGCTGGCGGGCCTGTTCGGCGACCACTTGGAGCGCGTCCTCGGCGTCGCCGCCGGACAGCAGCGCGGTGGTCACCGCCACGGACCCGTCGATCCACCGCTCGCGCTGTTTGGCCGCTTCGTAGAGGCGTGCGTTGCCGATCGCGATGCCGGCCTCCGTGGCGAGCACCCGGACCATGTTCAGGTCGTAGTCGTTGAACTCGCCGCCGCCGCGCTTCTCCGTGAGGTACAGATTTCCGAAGATCTCGCCCTGTACGCGGATGGGGACGCCGAGAAACGTCCGCATCGGCGGATGGTGCGCCGGAAAGCCGCACGAGCGCGGATCCTCGGAGAGGTCGGCCAGGCGCACCGGTGTCGGGTCGTGGATCAGGGCGCCGAGCAGGCCCCGGTGCCCGTCGGGCAGCCGTCCGATGAGACGCGCGGTCGCGTCGTCGACTCCGTGGTAGACGAAGTCCGAGAGGCCGTCGCCGTCCTCGGCCACGACGCCGATCGCCGCATACTTGGCGTCCGCCAGCTCGGCGGCGGTCTCGCAGATCCGGTCCAGCGTGGAGTGCAGCTCCAGACCGGTGCCCACGGACCGCATCGCCTCCAGGAGCTGCGGCACCCGCGCGGTCAATTCGGTGGACAGCCCCTGAAGGCTGCGCGTGGCCCGGGTCGCCGCCTCCGCGGAGCTCGCGGCGGGCTCAGCGGGGGACGGGACGCCGGGTTCCGGGGGTGCTGCCATGCCCTGAGCCTAGTTAGTCCTATTTGGCGAGGAAAGTCGGGATGGGGGGTGCGGTCGCGCCGCGCTCACCGGCCCGACCCCGCGCCGGCCAGGAGCTCCGCCGCGCCCTCGCGCTCGCGCAGCTCCCGCAGCGGCCCCTCGACGGCGGCGAGGTCGGCGTACGCGCCCCGCTGCGCGACCCGCCCGCCGTCCAGGACAAGCACCTCGTCCACCGCGTCGAGACCGGCCAGGCGGTGCGTGATCAGCACGGTCGTCCGCCCCCGGGTCGCGTCCAGCAGGTCGGCGGTGAGCGCGTCGGCCGTCTCCAGGTCCAGGTGCTCGGCGGGCTCGTCCAGGACGAGGACGGGGAAGTCCGCGAGCAGCGCGCGGGCCAGCGCGAGCCGCTGCCGCTGCCCGCCGGACAGCCGCGCGGCGTGCTCGCCGACCAGGGTGTCGAGCCCGTCGGGCAGAGCGTCCGCCCACTCCAGAAGGCGTACGCGGCCGAGCACGGCCCGCAGCTCGTCCTCGGTGGCGTCCTTCTTGGCGAGCAGCAGGTTCTCGCGGACGCTGCTGTCGAAGAGGTGCGCGTCCTGGGCGCAGAGCCCGACGACGCGGCGCACGTCGTCGCTTTCGAGGGCGTAGGCGTCGGTGCCGCCGAGCGTGTACGTCCCGGCGTCCGCGTCGAGGAAGCGCAGCAGCACCTGGGCGAGGGTCGTCTTGCCGGATCCGGACGGGCCGACGACGGCGACCCTGCGCCCGCGTTCCAGCGTCAGGTCGACCCCGGCGAGCGCGTCCCGCGCCTGCCCCTCGTACCGGGCCGCGAGGTCGCGCACGACGAGCGGGAAGGGGTCCCGCGGCATCACTGCGGGGCTCTCGGGCTCTCGTACGGGTTCGGGGGCGTCGAGGACCTCGTAGACGCGCTCGGCGCTCTTGCGGACCCGCTGCCGGTACTGCACGGCGAGGGGCAGCCCGAGCACGGCCTCGAACGCGGCGAGCGGCGTCAGGACGACGACCGCCGTCGCGACCCCGTCGAGCTGCCCGGCGCGCACGCCCTGGACACCGGCGAGCGCGGCGCCCGCCACCGTCAGGCCGGTGATCAGGGCGGTGAGGCCGTCGCCGAGGGCGGTGGCGGTGGCCGTGCGGGAGGCGATCCGCGTCAGCACGGAGTCGGCTTCAGCGGTCTGCTTCGTCCGGCGCGGAAGGGCGCCGGCGACGGTCAGTTCGGCGGTTCCGGTGAGCAGTTCGGCCGCCCGGGTGGCGAGCACTCCCCGCGCGGGGGCCAGTCTGCGTTCCGCGCGGCGGGCCACTGCGCCGGACAGCAGCGGCACGCCGACACCGGCGAGCAGCAGTCCGACGGCGAGCACGGCACCGGCCGCGGGCAGCATCCATGCGGTGAACGCCACGGACCCGGCCCCTACAAGTGCCGCGACCGACGCGGGCAGCAGCCAGCGCAGCCAGTAGTCCTGGAGTGCGTCCACATCGGCGACGAGCCGGGACAGCAGGTCGCCGCGCCGGTGGGCCCGCAGCCCGGCGGGCGCGAGCCGCTCCAGGCGCCGGTAGACGGCGACCCGGGTGTCGGCCAGCATCCGCAGCACCGCGTCGTGCGACACGAGCCGCTCCGCGTACCGGAAGCAGGCACGGCCGATGCCGAACGCGCGCGTGGCCGTGACCGCGACCATCAGGTACAGCACCGGCGGCTGCTGCGAGGCCCGCGAGATCAGCCACCCGGACGTCGCCATCAGGCCGACGGAGCTGCCGAGGGCCAGCGCCCCCAGCAGCAGCGCGAGCGCGAGCCGCGAGCGGCGCGGACGGGCCGCCTCGCGCAGCCGCGCGAGCACATGACGACGCCGCGACACGGGCAGCTCCCGCTCCTGCGCGGGCGCCTCGTCCGGCGTCCTGCGGGCCTGCTCCGGGACTCCGGCGAGCGCGGCGGGCGCGGTCTGCGGCAGCCGCCCCGCGCCGGCCGCCTCCAGGCGCACCACACGGTCGGCCACGGCCAGCAGCGCCGGCCGGTGCACGACCAGCAGCACGGTCCGCCCGACGGCGAGCCTGCGCACCGCCTCGACGATGCCCGCCTCGGTCGCGCCGTCGAGCGCGGCCGTCGGCTCGTCGAGCAGCACGACGGGCCGGTCGGCGAGGAACGCCCGCGCGAGAGCGAGCCGTTGCCGCTGTCCCGCCGAGAGCCCGGCCCCGTCCTCACCCAGTTCGGTCCGCGTGCCGTCGGGCAGCGCGTCGACGAACTCCAGCGCACCCGCCTCGCGCAGCGCGTCCCGCACCGCGGCGTCGTCCGCGCCGGGCCGCGCGAGCCGTACGTTGTCCGCGATCGTCCCCGCGTACAGCTGCGGCCGCTGCGGCACCCACGCCACGCGCGCGTGCCACGCCTCCCGCGACACCTCGGCGAGATCCGTGCCGCCGACGAGAATCCGACCGCTGCTAGGGCGCACGAAGCCCAACAGGGCACTGATAAGCGTCGATTTGCCGGCGCCGCTCGGCCCGACCAGGGCGACGGTCTCCCCGTCGGCGACGTCGAAGGACACCCCGGAGACAGCGTCCTCGTCCCGCCCTTCGTAGCGGACGCGGACACCGTCGAACCGCAGACCGCCGGCCGCCGGAACCTCTCCGGCGCCCCGCTCGGGCAGCGGGGTCTCCAGGACGGCGAAGATCTCCTCCGCCGCCGCCAGCCCCTCGGCCGCCGCGTGGTACTGCGCTCCGACCTGCCGCAGCGGCAGATACGCCTCGGGCGCGAGGACCAGGATGACCAGACCCACGTAGAGGTCCATCTCGCCGTGGACGAGCCGCATGCCGATGGTGACGGCGACGAGGGCGACCGACAGCGTCGCGAGCAGTTCCAGGGCGAAGGACGACAAGAAGGCGATCCGCAGGGTGCGCACTGTTGCCCTGCGGTACTCGCCGGTGATCTTGCGGATGGACTCGGCCTGCGCCTTGGCGCGGCCGAAGACCTTCAGGGTCGGCAGGCCCGCGACCACGTCCAGGAAGTGCCCCGAGAGGCGGGACAGGAGCCGCCACTGACGGTCCATCCGGGACTGGGTGGCCCAGCCGATGAGGATCATGAAGACCGGGATGAGGGGCAGCGTGCCGACGATGATCGCCGCCGACACCCAGTCCTCGGTGACGACGCGGGCGAGCACCGCCACCGGGACCACCACCGCCAGCCCCAACTGCGGCAGATAGCGCGAGAAGTAGTCGTCGAGCGCGTCCACCCCGCGCGTCGCGAGCGCCACCAGGGACCCGGTGCGCTGCCCGCTCAGCCAGCCGGGACCGAGCTGCGCGGCCCGCTCGAGGAGCCGTCCGCGCAGTTCCGACTTCACCGCGGCGCTCGCCCGGTGCGCCGCCATCTCGGTGAGCCAGGCGACCAGGCCGCGCCCCGCGGCCACGACCACCAACAGCAGCAGCGGGGTACGCAGGTGCGCCACGTCGGAGCCGTGCTGGAAGGCTCCCACCACCACCTCGGCGATGAGCATCGCCTGGGCGATGACCAGGCCCGCCCCGGCGACGCCGAGGAGCACCACCGCGATCAGGAAGAAGCGGGTGGCCCGGGCGTACCGGAGCAGACGCTGGTCGATCGGTTTCACGTGAAACACACCCTCACATCAGGTGGATTGACCCAAGGGACTCAGTGCGCGGCGTCGGCGATGTGGTGCGTGCCGATCCGCTTCCTGAACACCCAGTAGGTCCACGACTGGTAGAGCAGCACGAGCGGCGTCGCGATCCCCGCGCACCAGGTCATGATCTTCAGGGTGTACGGGCTCGACGAGGCGTTGGAGACCGTGAGGCTCCAGGCCGGGTCGAGCGACGACGGCATGACGTTCGGGAACAGCGACAGGAAGAGCATCGCGACGGCGGCCGTGATCGTGATGCCCGACAGCGCGAACGACCAGCCCTCGCGCCCGATCTTGATGGTGCCGATCGCCCCGACGAGCGCGACCACGGCCACGATCATCGCGATGAGCGACCAGCCGTCGCCGTGGTCGACCTGGGTCCAGATCAGGAAGCCGAGCGCGAGCACCGCGGCCACCAGACCGAGCGTGAGCGCCATCTTCCGCGCCCGCATCCGGATGTCGCCCACCGTCTTGAGCGCGGTGAACACCGCGCCGTGGAAGGTGAACAGGGTCAGGGTGACCAGGCCGCCCAGGATCGCGTACGGGTTGAGCAGGTCCCAGAAGTTGCCGACGTACTCGAAGTTCTTGTCGATCTTCACGCCGCGCACGATGTTGCCGAAGGCCACACCCCACAGCAGCGCCGGGATCAGCGAGGTCCAGAAGATCGCGTGTTCCCAGTTGGTCTGCCACTTCTCCTCGGGCCGCTTCGCCCGGTACTCGAAGGCGACACCGCGGACGATGAGACAGACCAGGATGATCAGCAGCGGCAGGTAGAAGCCGGAGAAGAGGGTCGCGTACCACTCGGGGAAGGCGGCGAAGGTCGCACCGCCCGCCGTCAGCAGCCACACCTCGTTGCCGTCCCAGACCGGCCCGATCGTGTTGATCAGGACCCGGCGCTCGGTGCGGTCACGGGCCAGCAGCTTGGTGAGGATGCCGACCCCGAAGTCGAAGCCCTCCAGGAAGAAGTAGCCGATCCAGAGGACCGCGATGAGGACGAACCAGACGTCGTGAAGTTCCATGACTCGTGAGCTCCCTGGGCCTCAGTAGGAGAAGGCCATCGGCTTGTCGGCGTCACGGTCTCCGCCGATCTTGGTGGGCGGGTGGAGATCGTCGTCGGTGAGCTCGGGCGGCCCGGCCTTGATGTACTTCACGAGCAGCTTGACCTCGATGACGGCGAGGACCGCGTACAGCAGGGTGAAGACGGTCATCGAGGTGATGACCTCGCCCTGCGAGACGCTGGGGGAGACGGCGTCGCGGGTCTGGAGGACGCCGTAGACGACCCACGGCTGCCGGCCCATCTCGGTGAAGATCCAGCCCCAGGAGTTGGCGATCAGCGGGAACCCGACGGTCCACAGCGCCACGATCCAGTAGAGCTTCGTGAACTTCGGGCTGAGGGCCTTGTTCTTGAAGAGCACCAGGTTCGGCACTTCGTCGTCGCCCGTCCGCATGGCCTGCGGCAGCATGAACTTCTTGCGGGTGAGCCAGAGTCCGAGCAGACCGATGGCGAAGGACGCCATCCCGAAGCCGATCATCCAGCGGAACGCCCAGAAGGTGACGGGGATGATCGGCCGGTAGTCGCCCGGTCCGTACTTCTCCTGCTCGGCCTTGTTGGTGTCGTTGATGCCGGGGACGTACGAGTGGAAGTTGTCGTCGGCGAGGAAGGACAGTATCCCGGGGATCGACAGCTCGACGGTGTTGTGGCCCTTGCTCACGTCTCCGTAGGCGAAGATCGAGAACGGCGCGGAGTTCTGGCCGTCCCACAGCGCCTCGGCCGCGGCCATCTTCATCGGCTGCTGCTTGAACATGACCTTGCCGAGCTGGTCGCCGCTGATCGCGGTGAGCAGTCCCGCGATGACGACGGTGATCAGGCCCAGCCGCAGCGACGACCGCATCGTCGGAATGTGCTTCTTGCGGGCCAGGTGGAATGCCGCGATGCCGACCATGAACGCGCCGCCGGTCAGGAACGAGGCGGACAGCGTGTGGAACGCCTGGGTGAGCGCCGTGTTCTGCGTCAGCACGTGCCAGAAGTCGGTGAGTTCGGCCCGCCCGTTCGCCTTGTTGTACTTGTAGCCGACCGGGTGCTGCATCCAGGAGTTGGCCGCCAGGATGAAGTACGCCGACAGGATCGTGCCGATCGACACCATCCAGATGCAGGCCAGGTGGATCTTCTTCGGCAGCTTGTCCCAGCCGAAGATCCACAGCCCGATGAAGGTGGACTCGAAGAAGAACGCGATCAGTGCCTCGAACGCCAGGGGCGCCCCGAAGATGTCACCGACGAAGCGGGAGTAGTCCGACCAGTTCATGCCGAACTGGAACTCCTGCACGATGCCGGTGACGACACCCATCGCGATATTGATCAGGAAGAGCTTTCCCCAGAACTTGGTGGCTCTGAGGTACTTCTCCTTCTCCGTACGCACCCAGGCGGTCTGCAACCCGGCGGTCAGCGCCGCGAGCGAGATCGTCAGAGGGACGAACAGGAAGTGGTAGACGGTCGTGATGCCGAACTGCCATCGCGCCAGGGTCTCCGGCGCCAAAGCCAGGTCCACTGCGTCTCTCCTTACGTCGCTGCGGTCACAGCGGCAGTTTGCCCCTTTAATCCCACAAATCCCGGGAGGAACCGGGACACGCTTGTGAACGCGTTCACATTCACAAGCATTATGTCGTACTGACTGTCGGGATCCGAAGGGGGGTCCCCCTACTGCGAGGAACGCCACACGGCGCCCGTGCCCGGACATGCGAACGGCCGGTTCCGCGGGGATCACCCCGCCGAACCGGCCGCAGCGCGCGACGACTCAGAGCTCCTTGCGGAACGCCTCCGCCGCCTTCAGGAAGATGTCGTTGGCCTCGGTCTCGCCGATCGTGATCCGCGCGCCCTCGCCGGCGAACGGCCGCACGACGACCCCGGCCCGCTCGCACGCCGCCGCGAAGTCGGTCGTCCGCTCCCCCAGCCGCAGCCACACGAAGTTGGCCTGCGTCTCGGGCACCGTCCAGCCCTGCGCCCGCAGCCCGTCCACGACCCGGGCGCGCTCCGCCACCAACGAGCCGACGCGTCCGAGGAGTTCGTCCTCCGCGCGCAGCGAGGCCACCGCCGCGTCCTGCGCGAGCTGACTCACGCCGAACGGCACCGCGGTCTTGCGCAGCGCCGCCGCCACGGGCTCGTGGGCGATCGCGAAGCCGACCCGCAGCCCGGCGAGCCCGTACGCCTTCGAGAAGGTCCGCAGCACCGCCACGTTCGGCCGGTCCCGGTAGAGCTCCACGCCGTCCGGCACCTCGGTGTCGCGGATGAACTCCCGGTACGCCTCGTCGAGCACCACGAGGACGTCGGAGGGCACCCGGTCGAGGAACCGTTCCAGCTCGGCCCGGCGGACCACGGTGCCCGTGGGGTTGTTGGGGTTGCAGACGAAGATGAGGCGCGTGCGGTCGGTGATCGCGTCGGCCATCGCGTCGAGGTCGTGCACGTCCCCGTCGGTCAGCGGCACCTGCACCGACGTGGCGCCGCTGATCTGCGTGATGATCGGGTACGCCTCGAAGGACCGCCAGGCGTAGATGACCTCGTCGCCCGGACCGCTGGTCGCCTGGAGGAGCTGCTGCGCGACGCCCACCGAGCCGGTGCCGGTGGCCAGGTGCTCGACCGGCACCCCGAAGCGCTCGGACAGCTCGTTCATCAGGCCCGTGCAGGCCATGTCCGGGTACCGGTTGAAGGAGCCGGCCGCGGCGATCGCCTGCTCCATCACGCCCGGCAGCGGGGGATACGGGTTCTCGTTGGAGGACAGCTTGAATGCCACCGGACCCCCGGCAGCCGCCGGCTTGCCCGGCTTGTAGGTGGGGACCCCGTCCAGCTCGGCACGCAGCCTGGGGTTCTTCTCGCTCACCGCAGTCCTCCTTGTAGCCACCGTTCCAATACTGCTCACCTTAAGAGGATTCGCGGCCCGCCCCAATGGGCCGGGCCCCTCGACCCGGCGAAGGCGTACGGAGAGGGGGGAGCGCTCCCCGCCCTGGCGTGCGCCGGTGGCTCGCGCCGTGGCGCGCATCACCCGTGAAGGTGAGTTGAGACCTACTCGCAACATCGCCGACTTGGCAGGCTCATGCGTGCCGACAAGTAACGTACCGCTGTACTACCCCCCAACTCCCTTGATTTCCAAGGTCATTGATGGTTCATCACCTTGCAGAAACGTGCCTGTCAACGCGTGCATATGCGCCCCCGCCATGCAGCCGCATGAGCCCTACTATCGGCTCGCCATGACAGCAGCAGGGAAGCACCAGGTGAGCCGGGCTGAGACGACCCGCAGAGGCACCCGGCCGAGCCGGGCAGGCATCAGAGACGTTGCCGCAGCCGCCGGGGTCTCGATCACGACTGTCTCCGATGCGCTCAACGGCAAGGGCCGGCTACCGGACGCCACCCGACGCCATGTCCGCGAGGTCGCCGATCGGCTGGGCTATCGCCCTTCCGCGGCCGCCCGCACGCTCCGTACCGGCAAGTCGGGCTTGATCGGCCTGACCGTGACGACCTACGGGGATGAACCTTTCACCTTCACGGAGTTCGCGTACTTCGCCGAGATGGCCCGAGCGGCCACCTCCGCCGCGCTCGCGCGCGGTTACGCCCTTGTCATCCTGCCCGCCACCTCACGCCACGACGTGTGGTCGAACGTCGCGCTCGACGGCACCGTCGTCATCGACCCCTCCGACCACGACCCGGTCGTCAGTGAACTGGTCCGCCAGGGCCTGCCCGTCGTCTCGGACGGACGTCCCGCGGGCACCTTGCCCGTGACCGCCTGGGTCGACAACGACCACGAGGCCGCCGTACTCGGCATCCTCGATCACCTCGCCGAGGCCGGCGCCCGCCGTATCGGCCTCCTGACCGGCACCACCACCGACACCTACACGCACCTCTCCACCTCCGCGTACCTGCGCTGGTGCGAGCGGATCGGGCAGGAGCCGGTCTACGAGTCCTATCCCGCGCACGACCCCTGTGCCGGGGCCGTCGCGGCCGACCGGCTGCTCGCCAGGCCCGACCGCCCGGACGCGGTCTACGGCCTGTTCGACCCCAACGGCACGGATCTGCTCGCGGCCGCGCGCCGCTACGGCCTGCGCGTCCCGGAGGACCTGCTGCTCGTGTGTTGCAGCGAGTCGAATGTGTACTCGAATACAGAGCCGCCCATCACCACCCTCTCGCTCAAGCCGCGCCGCATCGGCACGGCCGTCGTCCAACTCCTCATCGACGCCATCGAGGGGCTCGAATCGGACCAGCCGGTCGAGCAGGTGATACCGACGGAACTGATCGTGCGGACGTCGTCCCAGCGCCGTCCGCCCCGCACCACCGTCAGCCCGCCCCGCTCCCCGGGGCAGGGCTGACCGCCCGTTCCCGCGACCGACCCGGAAGGGACAAGAAAGAAACCGGCAAGAAACCAGGGG includes:
- a CDS encoding cytochrome ubiquinol oxidase subunit I, with translation MDLALAPETLARWQFGITTVYHFLFVPLTISLAALTAGLQTAWVRTEKEKYLRATKFWGKLFLINIAMGVVTGIVQEFQFGMNWSDYSRFVGDIFGAPLAFEALIAFFFESTFIGLWIFGWDKLPKKIHLACIWMVSIGTILSAYFILAANSWMQHPVGYKYNKANGRAELTDFWHVLTQNTALTQAFHTLSASFLTGGAFMVGIAAFHLARKKHIPTMRSSLRLGLITVVIAGLLTAISGDQLGKVMFKQQPMKMAAAEALWDGQNSAPFSIFAYGDVSKGHNTVELSIPGILSFLADDNFHSYVPGINDTNKAEQEKYGPGDYRPIIPVTFWAFRWMIGFGMASFAIGLLGLWLTRKKFMLPQAMRTGDDEVPNLVLFKNKALSPKFTKLYWIVALWTVGFPLIANSWGWIFTEMGRQPWVVYGVLQTRDAVSPSVSQGEVITSMTVFTLLYAVLAVIEVKLLVKYIKAGPPELTDDDLHPPTKIGGDRDADKPMAFSY
- a CDS encoding GAF domain-containing sensor histidine kinase; translated protein: MAAPPEPGVPSPAEPAASSAEAATRATRSLQGLSTELTARVPQLLEAMRSVGTGLELHSTLDRICETAAELADAKYAAIGVVAEDGDGLSDFVYHGVDDATARLIGRLPDGHRGLLGALIHDPTPVRLADLSEDPRSCGFPAHHPPMRTFLGVPIRVQGEIFGNLYLTEKRGGGEFNDYDLNMVRVLATEAGIAIGNARLYEAAKQRERWIDGSVAVTTALLSGGDAEDALQVVAEQARQLSDSAAGIVLLPASEGGMEIVAVASDGPSAALGVIVPPESEIVCELLDGQAVFVEDAATDPRVLTDLARDYGPAMMLPLQSDGRVLGTLVMPRARGARPFTEVERTLATQFASQAALALMMAEAQRDRERLAVFEDRDRIARDLHDLVIQRLFATGMMLEGAQRRSVVPEVQAGIGKSVDELDVTIQEIRTAIFALQQGPAEAPSGLRTRVLREINMAAVPLGFKPSHRFLGPVDTVVGELTGKNLIAALREALSNAFRHAQAGHIDVVVDAGAILPDGRQGVRLTVADDGVGIPEGGRRSGLKNLKRRAESLGGDSWYGPGLGDDGGGTTVVWQAPY
- the cydD gene encoding thiol reductant ABC exporter subunit CydD, coding for MKPIDQRLLRYARATRFFLIAVVLLGVAGAGLVIAQAMLIAEVVVGAFQHGSDVAHLRTPLLLLVVVAAGRGLVAWLTEMAAHRASAAVKSELRGRLLERAAQLGPGWLSGQRTGSLVALATRGVDALDDYFSRYLPQLGLAVVVPVAVLARVVTEDWVSAAIIVGTLPLIPVFMILIGWATQSRMDRQWRLLSRLSGHFLDVVAGLPTLKVFGRAKAQAESIRKITGEYRRATVRTLRIAFLSSFALELLATLSVALVAVTIGMRLVHGEMDLYVGLVILVLAPEAYLPLRQVGAQYHAAAEGLAAAEEIFAVLETPLPERGAGEVPAAGGLRFDGVRVRYEGRDEDAVSGVSFDVADGETVALVGPSGAGKSTLISALLGFVRPSSGRILVGGTDLAEVSREAWHARVAWVPQRPQLYAGTIADNVRLARPGADDAAVRDALREAGALEFVDALPDGTRTELGEDGAGLSAGQRQRLALARAFLADRPVVLLDEPTAALDGATEAGIVEAVRRLAVGRTVLLVVHRPALLAVADRVVRLEAAGAGRLPQTAPAALAGVPEQARRTPDEAPAQERELPVSRRRHVLARLREAARPRRSRLALALLLGALALGSSVGLMATSGWLISRASQQPPVLYLMVAVTATRAFGIGRACFRYAERLVSHDAVLRMLADTRVAVYRRLERLAPAGLRAHRRGDLLSRLVADVDALQDYWLRWLLPASVAALVGAGSVAFTAWMLPAAGAVLAVGLLLAGVGVPLLSGAVARRAERRLAPARGVLATRAAELLTGTAELTVAGALPRRTKQTAEADSVLTRIASRTATATALGDGLTALITGLTVAGAALAGVQGVRAGQLDGVATAVVVLTPLAAFEAVLGLPLAVQYRQRVRKSAERVYEVLDAPEPVREPESPAVMPRDPFPLVVRDLAARYEGQARDALAGVDLTLERGRRVAVVGPSGSGKTTLAQVLLRFLDADAGTYTLGGTDAYALESDDVRRVVGLCAQDAHLFDSSVRENLLLAKKDATEDELRAVLGRVRLLEWADALPDGLDTLVGEHAARLSGGQRQRLALARALLADFPVLVLDEPAEHLDLETADALTADLLDATRGRTTVLITHRLAGLDAVDEVLVLDGGRVAQRGAYADLAAVEGPLRELREREGAAELLAGAGSGR
- a CDS encoding M23 family metallopeptidase, with the protein product MRQRPRRSLVVPALLCALVALGGPPTLSQGADGSEGPEASAEVARLFEEASAATQHYEEGRRAAALQKTKAQKMERLLERERREIAALHNDLGRIARAQYRNGGDIPLTAQMLLADDPEELMHGQRAVWQADLALNNAVDKSRRAEKKLEEGQRRATAAWHSLEKSNGRLASLKQSIASKLEEAQWKLQGEADRSVAAGQCRGAVRLEQPEFRVTSAWVPPVETYELSAGFDSAGERWAHRHTGQDFAVGIGTPVRAAGAGRVVSVSCGGGFGVEVVVRHPGGYYTQYAHLAAVAVDQGEKVRAGQWLGQSGTTGNSTGPHLHFEVRLTPYLGSGVDPVAWFAERGVRL
- the cydB gene encoding cytochrome d ubiquinol oxidase subunit II — translated: MELHDVWFVLIAVLWIGYFFLEGFDFGVGILTKLLARDRTERRVLINTIGPVWDGNEVWLLTAGGATFAAFPEWYATLFSGFYLPLLIILVCLIVRGVAFEYRAKRPEEKWQTNWEHAIFWTSLIPALLWGVAFGNIVRGVKIDKNFEYVGNFWDLLNPYAILGGLVTLTLFTFHGAVFTALKTVGDIRMRARKMALTLGLVAAVLALGFLIWTQVDHGDGWSLIAMIVAVVALVGAIGTIKIGREGWSFALSGITITAAVAMLFLSLFPNVMPSSLDPAWSLTVSNASSSPYTLKIMTWCAGIATPLVLLYQSWTYWVFRKRIGTHHIADAAH
- a CDS encoding LacI family DNA-binding transcriptional regulator, producing MTAAGKHQVSRAETTRRGTRPSRAGIRDVAAAAGVSITTVSDALNGKGRLPDATRRHVREVADRLGYRPSAAARTLRTGKSGLIGLTVTTYGDEPFTFTEFAYFAEMARAATSAALARGYALVILPATSRHDVWSNVALDGTVVIDPSDHDPVVSELVRQGLPVVSDGRPAGTLPVTAWVDNDHEAAVLGILDHLAEAGARRIGLLTGTTTDTYTHLSTSAYLRWCERIGQEPVYESYPAHDPCAGAVAADRLLARPDRPDAVYGLFDPNGTDLLAAARRYGLRVPEDLLLVCCSESNVYSNTEPPITTLSLKPRRIGTAVVQLLIDAIEGLESDQPVEQVIPTELIVRTSSQRRPPRTTVSPPRSPGQG
- the hisC gene encoding histidinol-phosphate transaminase, which produces MSEKNPRLRAELDGVPTYKPGKPAAAGGPVAFKLSSNENPYPPLPGVMEQAIAAAGSFNRYPDMACTGLMNELSERFGVPVEHLATGTGSVGVAQQLLQATSGPGDEVIYAWRSFEAYPIITQISGATSVQVPLTDGDVHDLDAMADAITDRTRLIFVCNPNNPTGTVVRRAELERFLDRVPSDVLVVLDEAYREFIRDTEVPDGVELYRDRPNVAVLRTFSKAYGLAGLRVGFAIAHEPVAAALRKTAVPFGVSQLAQDAAVASLRAEDELLGRVGSLVAERARVVDGLRAQGWTVPETQANFVWLRLGERTTDFAAACERAGVVVRPFAGEGARITIGETEANDIFLKAAEAFRKEL